The Populus trichocarpa isolate Nisqually-1 chromosome 2, P.trichocarpa_v4.1, whole genome shotgun sequence genome has a window encoding:
- the LOC7461744 gene encoding NAC domain-containing protein 14 yields MANPRSSVQLQLMNPVGFRFHPTHEELINHYLVPKTRGDNVEDLLLMAEVNLCKHEPWDLPDKSIMKSDDQAWYFFCRRELKNSNRKCSNRRTKAGFWKSTCQEKPIKTKHTKKVIGIRKTLVFHEKAGPKAKRTGWIIDEYDNITDSSLSKEGQYVLCRLKKKPDEKTKKGEQNHHMTAVSDSDAEPSQSMASNSESQNGSAMTVNSAFDASEIGYHVATYNFETPNSNELMNNSDPQVSELNHYMASDSRNQNSNKVKSNSAYAVSGSLHSMSSNSKTLYWNQPTVGYCEGGKSHYKAFDPETQISNNMIMPINEKSLMAYEKWLMAPDLKNQESPSQPEGECGPSVVIPSLFINQSTNDSEPRSQMASEFINRNADKEIDISDFDERSSLTETPPDFLNQNPCKKTDMSTLEEGYSSNSTTSISDNNLADVALPEVIRKKLEKLEKFLEL; encoded by the exons ATGGCTAATCCGAGAAGCTCAGTCCAGCTCCAGCTTATGAATCCAGTTGGATTTAGATTTCATCCAACCCATGAAGaattaataaatcattatttgGTGCCCAAAACGCGTGGTGATAACGTGGAGGACTTGCTACTCATGGCAGAGGTTAACCTTTGCAAGCATGAACCATGGGATCTACCTG ATAAATCGATTATGAAGTCAGATGATCAAGCGTGGTATTTCTTTTGCCGTCGCGAACTCAAGAATTCGAACAGAAAATGTTCTAACAGAAGAACGAAGGCGGGATTCTGGAAATCAACCTGCCAGGAAAAGCCCATAAAGACTAAGCATACCAAGAAAGTGATCGGTATAAGAAAGACCTTGGTTTTCCATGAAAAAGCTGGGCCGAAAGCTAAGAGGACTGGGTGGATTATAGACGAATATGATAATATCACCGATTCTAGCCTGTCTAAAGAA GGGCAATATGTTCTTTgtagattgaagaaaaaaccagATGAGAAGACCAAGAAAGGTGAACAAAATCACCACATGACTGCAGTCTCAGATTCTGATGCTGAACCAAGTCAGAGTATGGCTTCTAATTCTGAAAGTCAAAATGGAAGTGCGATGACGGTGAATTCAGCTTTTGATGCAAGTGAAATAGGCTACCATGTGGCTACTTATAATTTTGAAACTCCAAACTCAAATGAGCTGATGAATAACTCAGATCCTCAAGTTAGTGAATTAAACCACTACATGGCTTCTGATTCTAGAAATCAGAACTCAAATAAGGTAAAGTCTAATTCAGCTTATGCTGTAAGTGGGTCGCTCCACTCCATGTCTTCTAATTCTAAAACTCTATACTGGAATCAGCCGACAGTTGGTTATTGTGAAGGAGGCAAAAGCCACTATAAGGCTTTTGATCCGGAAACTCAAATTTCAAACAACATGATTATGCCAATTAATGAGAAATCGTTAATGGCTTATGAGAAATGGTTAATGGCTCCTGATTTAAAAAATCAGGAATCGCCCTCTCAACCTGAAGGTGAATGCGGTCCTTCCGTGGTGATACCTTCTTTGTTTATAAATCAATCAACTAATGATAGTGAACCCAGGAGCCAAATGGCTTCTGAATTTATAAATAGAAATGCCGACAAGGAAATCGATATATCAGACTTCGATGAACGGAGTTCCCTCACAGAAACTCCTCCggattttttaaatcaaaatccttGTAAGAAGACTGATATGTCAACCCTTGAAGAAGGTTATTCGAGTAACTCGACGACTTCTATTTCAGACAATAATCTAGCTGATGTCGCGCTTCCAGAG GTAATCCGTAAGAAGTTGGAAAAGCTGGAAAAGTTTCTTGAGCTATAG